Proteins found in one Crassostrea angulata isolate pt1a10 chromosome 3, ASM2561291v2, whole genome shotgun sequence genomic segment:
- the LOC128175977 gene encoding arylsulfatase B-like produces MDTSATLVICTIFIYFFPSVSAKPPHILFIVADDLGWNDVGFRNPDVLTPNIDKLARSGMILNSSYVNPVCTPSRNSFMTGQYAFKSGLQHIVILPPQATCSPLNYTFLPQKLKELGYATHAIGKWHLGFCKWECTPTYRGFDTFYGFYNGAEDYYTLSVVKIGGKDFRDNKTPVNATGEYSTFLYARRAESIIKEHDASKPMYMYLPFQSVHQPLQVPQKYSDMYSKVHTESRRTYLGMVTAMDEAIGNITKALKSKGMLNDTLIIFTTDNGGMIPYGGNNYPLRGGKTTLFEGGTRATAFVSGAGIKKSNIEYSGMIHAVDWMPTVLSAAGGTPDPTLDGIDQWDSLQKAGESKRTEFIYNIDDLKPENCGHAAIRMGYYKLIDGYPGAYQDWYKPDQVMSDLYDGYPGAYQDWYMPDQVVSDLYEDVSINHTRPFDDIMMLFNLKDDPNEHVDLSKKHPDIVKKLKSRLEYYHKQIVPANFPSISPSSAPSNYGGFWTPGWC; encoded by the exons ATGGACACATCTGCAACATTAGTCATCTGTACAATCTTCATCTATTTTTTTCCGAGTGTTTCGGCCAAACCACCACATATTCTTTTCATCGTAGCAGACGACCTCG GTTGGAACGATGTCGGATTTCGCAACCCCGATGTCCTCACCCCAAACATCGATAAATTGGCGCGAAGTGGGATGATCCTGAATTCATCTTACGTTAACCCGGTCTGCACACC ATCAAGAAACTCATTCATGACTGGTCAATATGCCTTTAAATCAGGGTTACAG CATATCGTGATCCTTCCGCCACAGGCCACTTGTTCTCCTCTCAACTATACATTTTTGCCTCAAAAGTTGAAGGAACTTGGCTATGCTACTCATGCCATTGGAAA GTGGCATTTGGGATTTTGTAAATGGGAGTGTACCCCTACGTATCGAGGATTTGACACATTCTATGGATTTTACAACGGCGCAGAGGACTACTATACTCTAAGTGTCG taaaaaTTGGAGGTAAAGACTTCAGAGACAATAAAACTCCTGTAAACGCAACAGGTGAATACTCAACA TTTTTGTATGCCCGGAGAGCAGAGTCTATAATTAAGGAACATGATGCGTCCAaacccatgtacatgtacttaccttTCCAATCAGTGCACCAACCTCTTCAG GTCCCTCAGAAGTATAGTGACATGTACTCTAAGGTGCATACAGAATCCCGCCGGACCTACCTAG GTATGGTAACTGCAATGGATGAAGCTATCGGCAACATTACAAAAGCTCTAAAGTCCAAAGGAATGTTAAATGACACTCTTATTATTTTTACTACTGAT AATGGTGGTATGATTCCCTACGGTGGGAATAATTACCCTTTGAGGGGAGGAAAGACCACTTTGTTTGAAGGAGGAACTAGAGCAACTGCATTTGTGTCCGGAGCAGGAATAAAAAAGTCTAACATTGAATATTCAGG GATGATTCATGCAGTAGATTGGATGCCAACAGTGCTAAGCGCCGCAGGAGGAACGCCAG aCCCGACATTGGATGGTATTGATCAGTGGGATAGTCTTCAAAAGGCAGGAGAATCAAAACGAACCGAGTTTATTTACAACATCGACGATTTAAAGCCGGAGAATTGTGGCCACGCTGCTATAAG GATGGGTTACTACAAGTTGATCGATGGTTATCCTGGGGCCTACCAAGACTGGTACAAGCCAGACCAAGTCATGTCTGACTTGTATGATGGTTATCCTGGGGCCTACCAAGACTGGTACATGCCAGACCAAGTCGTGTCTGACTTGTATGAAGATGTATCGATAAACCACACTCGCCCATTTGACGACATAATGATGCTTTTCAATCTTAAAG ATGATCCTAACGAACATGTAGATTTGTCCAAGAAGCACCCGGATATAGTGAAAAAATTGAAGTCGAGACTCGAGTACTATCACAAACAAATTGTTCCTGCAAATTTCCCAAGCATTTCGCCTTCGTCAGCGCCGAGCAATTACGGAGGATTTTGGACACCTGGGTGGTGTTAA
- the LOC128175975 gene encoding arylsulfatase B-like, translating to MDTSGSLFVFSIFIHFLPYVSAKPPHILFIVADDYGWNDVGFRNPDVLTPNIDKLAHSGMVLNSSYVMPVCTPSRNSFMTGHYAFKSGLQHLAILPKQAACAPLNYTFLPQKLKELGYATHAIGKWHLGFCKWECTPTYRGFDTFFGFYNGQEDYYTLSVAGGKDFRDNRTPVNATGEYSTFLYARRAESIIKEHDASKPMYMYLPFQSVHEPLQVPQKYSDMYSKVHTESRRTYLGMVTAMDEAIGNITKALKTKGMFNDTLIIFTADNGGWITYAGNNYPLRGGKATVFEGGTRATAFVSGAGIQKSNYVYPGMIHAVDWMPTVLRAAGGTPDPTLDGIDQWDSLRTAGESKRTEFIYNIDDLRPEICGHAAIRMGDYKLVDGFPGFYQGWYKPDQVDYGLYEDVSTNYTRPFFDKVMLFNLKDDPNEHVDLSKKHPDIVKKLKSRLEYYHKQIVPANFPKNSASSAPTNYGGFWTPGWC from the exons atggACACATCGGGCTCATTATTCGTCTTTAGCAtcttcattcattttcttccgTATGTCTCGGCCAAACCGCCACATATTCTTTTCATCGTGGCAGACGACTATG GTTGGAACGATGTTGGATTTCGCAACCCAGACGTCCTCACCCCAAACATCGATAAATTAGCCCACAGTGGGATGGTCCTGAATTCATCTTACGTAATGCCGGTCTGCACACC GTCAAGGAATTCATTCATGACTGGTCATTACGCCTTTAAATCTGGATTACAG CATCTTGCGATTCTTCCAAAACAAGCCGCTTGTGCCCCTCTAAACTATACATTTTTACCTCAGAAGTTGAAGGAACTTGGTTATGCTACTCATGCGATTGGAAA GTGGCACTTGGGATTTTGTAAATGGGAGTGTACCCCTACATATCGAGGATTTGACACAttctttggattttacaatGGCCAGGAAGACTACTATACTCTCAGTGTCG CCGGGGGTAAAGACTTTAGAGACAATAGAACACCTGTAAATGCAACAGGTGAATACTCCACA TTTCTGTATGCCCGGAGAGCAGAGTCTATAATTAAGGAACATGATGCGTCCAaacccatgtacatgtacttgcctTTCCAATCAGTGCACGAACCCCTTCAG GTCCCTCAGAAGTATAGTGACATGTACTCTAAGGTACATACAGAATCCCGTCGGACCTACCTGG GTATGGTAACTGCAATGGATGAAGCTATCGGCAACATTACAAAAGCTCTAAAGACAAAGGGAATGTTCAACGACACTCTCATCATTTTTACTGCTGAT AATGGCGGTTGGATTACCTACGCTGGAAATAATTACCCTTTGAGGGGTGGAAAGGCAACGGTATTTGAAGGAGGAACTAGAGCAACTGCCTTTGTGTCCGGGGCAGGAATTCAAAAGTCTAACTATGTATATCCAGG AATGATTCATGCAGTGGATTGGATGCCAACAGTGCTTCGCGCTGCAGGAGGAACACCAG aCCCGACATTGGATGGCATCGATCAGTGGGATAGTCTACGAACAGCAGGGGAATCAAAACGAACCGAGTTTATCTACAACATCGACGATTTAAGGCCGGAGATCTGTGGTCACGCTGCCATTAG GATGGGTGACTACAAGTTGGTCGATGGTTTTCCTGGGTTTTACCAAGGTTGGTACAAGCCAGACCAAGTAGACTATGGCCTGTATGAAGATGTATCGACAAACTACACGCGCCCATTTTTCGACAAAGTTATGCTTTTCAACCTTAAGG aCGATCCTAATGAACATGTCGATTTATCCAAGAAGCACCCAGATATAGTTAAGAAATTGAAGTCGAGACTCGAGTACTATCACAAACAAATTGTTCCTGCAAATTTTCCCAAAAATTCGGCATCGTCTGCCCCAACAAATTACGGTGGATTTTGGACACCAGGCTGGTGTTAA